tattccagtcaacattgtcaaaagctttctctaagtctacaaatgctagaaatgtgggtttgtctttgcttaatctttcttctaagataagtcatagggtcagtattgcctcacgtgttccaacatttctacggaatccaaactgatcttccccgaggtcggcttccaccagtttttccattcgtctgtaaagtattcgcattagtatttagcagatgtgacttattaaacttatagttcgataattttcacatctgtcaacacctgctttctttgggattgcaattattatattcttcttgaagtctgtgggaatttcaactgtctcatacatcttgctcatcagatggtagagttttgtcaggactggctctcccaaggctgtcagtagttctaatggaatgttgtctactcctggggacttgtttcgactcaggtcttttagtgctctgtcagactctccatacagtatcaaatctcccatttcatatacatctacatcctcttccatttccataatgttgtcctcaagaacattgcccttgtatagaccctctataaactccttccacctttctgctttcccttctttgcttagaactgagtttccatctgagctactgatattcacacaagtggttctcttttctccaaaggtctctttaattttcctgtagactgtgtctatcttacccatagtgagataagcctctacattcttaacatttgtcctctagccatccctgcttagccattttgcacttcctgtcgatctcatttttgagaggtttgtattcctttttgcctgcttcatttactgcatttttgtattttctcctttcatcaattaaattcattatctcttccgttatccaaggatttctactaggcctcatctttttacctacttgatcctctgctgccttcactatttcattcctcaaagctacccactcttcttctagtgtatttctttcccccatgcttgtcaatcgttccctaatgctctccctgaagttctctacaatctctgattctttcagtttatccaggtcccatctccttaaattcccacgtttttgcaatttcttcagttttaatctacagttcataaccaatagattgtggtcagagtccacatctgcccctggaaatgtcttacaatttaaaacctggttcctaaatctctgtcttagcgttggataatctatctgaaaccttctagtatctccagggttcttccatgtatacaaccttctttcatgattcttgaacctagtgttagctatgattaagttatgctctgtgaaaaattctaccaggtggcttcctttttcatttcttagccccaatccatattcacctactatgtttccttctctcccttttcctactatcgaattccagtcacccatgactatcaaatttttgtctcccttcactacctgaataatttcttttatctcatcttacatttcatcaatttcttcgtcatctgcagagctagctggcttacaaacttgtactactgtagtaggcgtgggcttcatgtctatcttggcaacaataatgcgttcactatgctgtttgtagtagtttacccgcactcctatatttttattcattattaaacctactcctgcattacccctatttgattttgtatttataaccctgtattcacctgaccaaaagtcttgttcctactgccaccgaacttcactaattcccactatatctaacttcaacctatccatttccctttttaaattttctaacccacctgcccgatgaagggatctgacattccacactccgatccgtagaacgccagttttctttctctcgataatgacgtcctcctgagtagtccccgcctgtagatccgaatgggggactattttacctccggaatatgttacccaagaggacgccatcatcatttaaccatacagtaaagcttcatgccctcgggaaaaattacagctgtagtttccccttgctttcagctgttcgcagtaccagaacagcaaggccgttttggttagtgttacaaggccacatcagtcaatcatccagactgttgcccctgcaactacagaaaaggctgctgcccctcttcaggaaccacatgtttatctggcctctcgatagatacccctccgttgtgggtgcacctacggtaggctatctgtatcgttgaggcacgcaagcttcccccaccaacggcaagatccatccTTCATGGGGAGGATGGTATCATAGTCTGGGGTAAAATTAGTAgtcaattaaatgaaatttttacattacAGAAAATGTATATTTGAATCTAGTCACTGCAAGCCCCTATTTAAAAAGTTGTGTTTACTTATTGTTTGCTCCTTgtatgtgtgcatatgtgtgtcgaTGACGAAAGCTACTCTGACCTGCTAACAAACTCCAATTACCACAGTCATAATACTTGTAACTGTGGGTCCATCCATGTAGAACACGTTAGAGCAACGTGCACTCAATGACATGTGAGCCACTTTGATGTCATTCTTTATATAGTACTGCAAACATACAATTAACTGATTATGTTAGTTTATATGATTACTAGGCCTTAATTCATTGTTGGGTTCTTTTGATTCTGTTAACTGATGTTATCACTGGTGTTGTGTTTGTCTTTGTAAAGAATGTTTCCTGTTAGTCTTCTGTTTCCTCAGTTCCAGATGCAGTGCGACACACCTCTGCTGAGAAAGAATATGGTGCTAAACTAATTGTGACGGTTTTAGTGTTGCCAGGTTTCTGCTCGCTCATGCATCATACCTTTTAGTAGTGCTATATATAGTcctcttgtgttttattttttgaggGGTGTTATAAGTCAAAGTTTCATGTTTTACCTACATCATCAACTAATTATTACatattttgttaatgtgttttcactttttcagtagtgtttttattttcaaaatttcttttcctttatttacttattgtgcatgttgCACTCACAATGAAGACAATGTTTTCTGTTATTCCCCTCCAAATCATGTACCAAGTGAGGTGGGTCCAATCTTAATGTACTGGAGTCGCATTTGGGAGGATTGGGATTTGTTCCTCATTCAGCCATCCTGACTTGGGTTTCCCATGGTTTCCCCCTGTTGCAAAGGTGAATGTCATCATGTTCCTTCGATTAGGCCATGGCTGATTTCCTACGGTATCCTCATCTTATCCAATCCTATTTTGAAATGTTTTATACAAAGTGCTTCTGTAATTGTGTGCTAAAAAGtaacaacacatagaaaatgctccactgaacagtttgtgGTAGGGAGTCTGGGATCATAGAAGAGAGCTTAAAGACACATGGAAGTAAACGTGTCTACTgcattgtctagcattactgttttcctgcttatttacaactaacatgcatatgggtcattccatgccaagtggtctagaggctcccacatgaccctcatggatttagatgaaattttgtatgaacattcacacatgttctcaatgaacaatggtaaattttcagtttcagaaattcaatactttcggagatacagtcacttgtttaagaccatagcacagctttctatagtgcatccttgaattttcagcaagtttgagatgagatatctctgtaagtatttgcatgaaagaaacaaaacttggccatcttatacaacttttagagctctttaaagtaaaatattaagaaaatgatttctgagcaattttcatatagataatttgaagcaaagttgggtgAAAAataagctgtttaaaaaaaatgcgaactttagttttttatatctccaaaagtaattgtgggatgtacatgaagcttagcacaccataactcaccaacactaggtcttagaatataaaatttgattctcctattgctttccattatttcacaaatctagggtgaagttgacgatttttcaaaaattgctaaaaatgggtatttttagtcaaatttttcaaaaaagtgttttctccaaactcttctaaactatggtaattagaaagagcatattctaaactatctagaaaagtggatttggttttgcaatgcaagcataaaaggccctaaaaagtagcatcatcaaagaggcgcactggaagtttgaacacattttttctggcactcaaattatgcctgcaatcttttattttgccttatacatgtttattaatgtctgggataagtgaaataagaagtcctgATGAATAGGACCTAGCTTAAGTCCAAATAGCAAagcaataaaaatagaaacaatgttatttcttaactgtcacctcctcccccccccccccactcccactcccactcccactccctctctctctctctcctctctctctcacacacacacacaaaattattattaagaatgaatgtaaatcgtaaaatttatttgcataatcatctaatTATTAGTTGCCAGTTTAATGAACAACGCCAGCTTACTGATGGAAACgaagtgtataaatgagttgctatgatccatggtggcttaaccactgctagtttcatttcacctgagaaaaccagcattTCCATTGCCATAAGGGCCACACCCGATAGCTTAGCAACAACAGCCACGGGTGggtttctttaccacaggatcccaagtCTTATATGGGTTTCTTtacacaggttcccaagcctgatagtaaaattatttaagtgccctgtgtaaaattagaaggcactcttgggttccttagattgtttcctctaacctatttcaatttttgatatgctacattaattttctgatgaatatcaagaggaatggtgtattgccggccagacgaatttactgatggagctggaataactacaataatgtggtgttccggaacccagccttgtcacttcttggtggccaataaaatgaatttgctggaccatgtgggtgcataaagtttattaatgcatccctttgctctgtggaggtctcatatatattcccaatccaccacacgttttcaaagatgcatgcaacatattgtcctggttggagagcagacattaataggcctccttcattactgtgacccattttagctagaaaagatgaacaatcatttgaaactctgctgacctgaattgttgtttcatcaataggtaaaaagagatgattttctctagtgcctgctacagtttgtccaagtttatatctctcttcttgtgacacaatatttttttcaatttcatctttactgacaaaaacaaatttaattccattaatgttttcagagcagaagtgaaacagatctagGGGAGTAAGACTTTGTCCATTAAGCGGCCGTTGCAAGCTTGCTCTTGCTGCTAACTGCTTTGTTGTACCTCCAATCCCATCACAAGGTGATTTCCCGTGACTAGTAGCAAAAAAATTCCATTTGGCTGTCATTCCAAAATCACTCTTATGatagcacaaatttaggaaattcttgaaatttttatattgagcactggagccatcactgaaataatgaatgtgggatatctgtgcaaaccgtgcttttatatatttgatgagctCCTTGATAAAAACGTGAACTGTAATAGTGTCATGCCGCAATCACTGATAATGCAAAAACTTAAAGATTCTACTTTCTCATTATGATGAAAGTAGATAACAAATGGATGAATTGTTGCTTGACTATTGTCCCAGTGGAAGCCTTGCACAGCATCctgaatgataaaagaataatGTTCTGCATaatccattaggacaacaagctcttcatctttcagatgacatttaaggcctttaagatgcaagctttgatgcttggcaatgtaatgatggcatgacagactcaatattttattttttacatcttcaataaattcatccactaccatttgcttcgtgtccagtgtggcccgatcggtatgtatccatcgcttaaacacaataacttcctgtggctcatgatctaggaaacagctggcaatttcagatgctatatCTTCTGGCCCAGGACACCTTTCACAGCGATGTAGCATGCACTGTATAGAGTTCAAACTgcaaactgccttgctgagaatCTCCTTATAATTTTCATGTATACCAGCTCCGTTAAGCATAAGCTTAACATTTTGGAGAATTTCACAGATGCAAACTGCATGCATTCCAGCTGAtcctactgttacacaccatttgggtctaagttcacaaaactttgagaaccctatttctggaccatttatattcttatagataacatacatttcctgtaaattgcaaagtaacaatcttttttgcatgtatgtctttctatctaacagtctaactgaaatactatcttttCTATCTAACagtctaactgaaatactatcttttttttccagggcacaccctactattctcatcatcttcaaaaaaatttcgcactctactagcaacttctgctggtaatttcctgctttgcctattttcgggaagtgccagaatgcccttttctgccttaagcttccgagcattcttcaccattctttcggacatgccgaactgagctgctgtttgtctgactgtccaacttacaggtgccaaggttaaaatttgcatctgttctgtatgaattgcattctgcatcttggctttcagttcagtcagcaaatgtgcatagtcggcacagtttccacattccgtaatttcactagcatcttcaatttttcggtttactcccattgcatttacaattctgtttttaatcacattttgagccttttgaattttcttcttcacatattggggcttatctctgtagcttactgttctcttcaggggtgaaataccgatagacaataagctactatttaattcttcctttggtgtaaagtcctcataagaatgtgatgatgaggctgataaagcttcgtccaagtgtttatttaaggtagtcctGAAGGGCAGACAAATTTTCTGACCTggctttatgttattaacaagctgCTTCTTCAACATATCAAAAGCCTTATCTTGCCCAATTGAGCAGGGAGGTATGCTgttcccttctgcatccatctctaatcagtaactaaataatgtatttggcctctaagtgcaaattataatctgcttaaatttcagacaaattgctactgaatgaaattatacacaatgtataataccaatggaaaaaatctaataagagatatatgctataaaagacacaatcaaaacaattttttgtaaattagattacaaactttgatggtcttacgaatcacttaacaagccacactcagtcaagagaacccactcactatgctgcaaacacaacactgaaatactgattgttcgaacaaggctcacaataatgaaaaaatctgattgttaaagtaattgttgccattatattttctataaacagtgaatcttgtgaattttctctgtgaaactagtggttacatatttaccaaggtagtaggctacatttaagtgtgattaaatacaaaattaaaactcttaGATATTTAACCAACCAATTACACATGTTTCCCTaataactttaagacaaaaattcacaggttacaacacctaggtattaaaatctctgcaatattgattggaaaatttacatcacttgatgcatgattaaagcaaaccgattcttttttggaaaaatgttttatacaattgaatccaaaaattaggtcttcattttccacttgtaaatatttacaatttcaagaagtacaaaaaatatgaagctattattgaattctttatgaTCTCTCTTTTGCAAATGAGAAGAGTTTTATGCCTATttaccagatctttttatttcaattattcaaggccccaataaacatttattaggcataataaaaggtttcacgtataatttgagtgccagaaaaatgtgttcaaacttccagtctgcctctttgatgatgctactttttagggccttttatgcttgcattgcaaaaccaaatccacttttctagatagtttagaatatgctctttctaattaccacagtttagaagagtttggagaaaacacttttttgaaaaatttgactaaaaatacccatttttagcactttttgaaaaatcgtcaacttcaccCTGGATTTGTggaataatggaaagcaataggagaatgaaattttatattctaagaccttgtgttggtgagttatggtgtgcaaagcttcatgtacatcccacaattacttttggagatataaaaaactaaagttagcatttttttttttaaacagctattttttcacccaactttgcttcaaattatctatatgaaaagtgctcagaaatcattttcttaatattttactttaaagagctctaaaagttatGGCcacgttttgtttctttcatgcaaatacttacagagatatctcaaagttgctgaaaattcaaggacgcactatagaaagctgtgctatggtcttaaacaagtgactgtatctccgaaagtattgaatttctgaaactgaaactttaccagtgttcattgagaacacgtgtgaatgttcatacaaaatttcatcaaaatccatgacggtcatgtgggaacatttctcgatattagaccacttggcacggaatggcCCATAGTTTCCACAGACTGTGctgtttatttcctgcaaggaaacaaggaggacgagcctgattactcgGAAGTCACGATGAAGGTTTGCTTACTTTACTTGCCCTTAAGATGGCTCTGTTGTATCATATTTACATTGTCCTAGGGCAGAATGTGCTATAAATCAATGACAGACCAACTCATTACTCAGTGATATTCAGAGACGTAAATGATGGACTTTGCAACCTGAGGACCATTTGCACACCTGATTTTGAAAGTGTTGCAGTGGATCCAACTACAAATACTTACCGTATTACACATGAAAAGTGTGCTGCGCATACTGGTGTGTGGCGAGAACTCCAAGAACAACAGTTACACCCATATCACACACAACGAGTctatgcaatgcttgtgactgactttgcacaaaGCATCGCATTTTGTCAGTGGTTGCTGCAACAATGTATTGATTGAGCAAATTTCCTCAAAATTGTACTATTTACCGACGAGGCCTCATCTGTTCTGATGGTATTTCGAGCAGCAGGTATAGCCATGTCTGGGATGAGGAAAAATCTCATGCTGTAATAGAATCACATCGTCAAGAATATTTTGCTGTGAATAACTGGAGCGGCATTGTAGGCAACAATATCATTGGGCAACATCTTCTAACtggccatctgattggctacatgtACTTGAGGTACACGTAAAGAGTTCTACCTGAATTGTTATTGAACATACCCTTGACTGCTCGAAAGAGGATGTGAATACAACATGATGGTGCACTGCCTCACTTCAGGGTGGATGTTTGCAACCATCTCAAAGCTGTATTTCCTGGTCTCTGGATTGGAAGGGTAGGTCCTATTCCATGGTCTGCAAGGTCATCTGGCCTGAATCCCCTTCATTACTTCCTTTGGGGATGTCTAaagtctccttaagctggcttctctgacctcAGGTagcctgcctcaaattgtttagcAGAGCATTCTCTGTGTCCTGTTTAATTTTTTCATTACCTTAAGGAAATACCTTGTTGTATATACTATTTCTGTTTGCTTCTGATATGTCTAATACTATTGTAGCCTACAAAATAATCTCTCAACAAATAGACAAATGGGAGACATGTTTCTAACTATCCAAAGAAATAAATTATTCATATGTTAAAAGTAGCCAAACCAGATATTTTGGcaagtctgccattttaattttataacaatatttacaatttgtactagaGGTCTCTACTCCATTAACTCTTTTGCTGATTTACTGTTTTAATCTGACATACTATAATTGTGAAAGTACAATACTGGACAAGAAGTGTTCATTTAAAGTTTAAAATCAGCCCATTTGTGGAACACACAATATTCCCTGATAAAAACCAAATTTTTATCTTATCTGCTCATGTCTCCTTACTCACCTTAACAAtgatgcaaaaagaactaattctgtacCTTGACCCACATAAATCAGCTCATTCATTTACAATGATGATAACATAAGATCTATGATTAACGTTGTGAAACATTTATCGTGTCATACGAATTACTTGAACAGTTTAATATGATGTTTCATACATTCTTAAACGATATTTGAATTGAGCATGTGATGAACCAGATAGCCTAttacttaaaaatttaatttttcaaatagAATGGTATGGCTGTTGCTGTCAAATTCCTTAGATAACCTGAAACCCCAAATGATGAAATTCTATCGTTAcaacaattgtgtgtgtgtgtgtgtgtgtgtgtgtgtagagtcaGCTCATGTCAAATAACTAATGTTGTTTAAGTTAAATTTAGCGTGGATTAACTATCCATTATATGCATGACTACAGAAACAATCACAATGACGAGTGTTGTTGGAAATATAGCTATCACCATATCAACAACTCTtcttggaaatacagaagcgtccgatcttacccgtcggctttgacccatgacgtcacaaataccgcggaaacgaccataaacaacaattccaatatggcggatataaaaacatcgaatacgtattgtaaacactgaaatacacaagtttccttcattagtgtcaaatcaatattttcgaatcataggcggccgctgccgcggccgcattccaaaaaaaaaactcccaacctaacctcaagtgggctacgctacagatcaatatgttcatcaaattgcttcatattacgtatacatgttcttgaaacaagagtacatcaaaccatgtattaggttttcgaaatttcgatatttcacaaatgttaaacaatttttccgtaaatttaaaacaattttttttgctgtaaataattgactggggcgaaaataaatatcgtattcgtaatcagccgccgtaatgacgtcacacaccacaacacgcttacgtcacgggtcaaagccgacgagtaagatcggacctttctgttgacccctcTTCATAAATGATAATGAAGGGCACGAATTTAAGAGAAGCAAGGCAATGTCCATCAAGGTAAAtacaactatcagtttaacaaaaaaCAAAGCAACAATGAAGTCCATGTAATCACTTACGCCATGTATCAGATCTCCTTGCCAAGTAGTGATCGCCAGTGTCGAGAGGTTGTTCCTCAAAAGATTCGGCATCTTCGTTGTCACCTTTGTGATCTGTAGAATTACTGTCCACACGTTTCTCTTGTTTCACCATTGTTTCAATGTTTTAGGAATTCACTCCTACCTCACAGCATCACTACAAACTATTTGCACTTTCGTTGCTAGCTGTTTGTAAATCTCCGAAATTCAAAATTCTCTCTCCGCCCTTACCAATCACCATGACGCTTTCAACTCGTTTGTTGTTGTGATATTTCACCAAACTTACAGAATCTGTGGAATTGCAGCGACTATACGCAGTAACAAGTGAAAATCGATGTACGCTATTTCCTCTGTTCTATTTATGTTTGCTCAAACAGTGTGAAATTTTTGTCAACACCATGGATTCAGCATTCAAAAGGGACAAGGATAACAAGAAGACAGTGGTGTCAAAATTTGAGTTATTTAAGAAACCCATCAACACTCATAATGTACTGTTTTACTACGTTCCATTCTACGGAGCAGCGAGTTACAGTGCTTTATCTGTTAATGTTTTAAATCCCGGCTTGGGAGTAAGGTAGGATAACACAGTATAACGTCAGAGGAGAGAAAGGTTAAATTCTTTCAGGACGTGTTTATAAAAAAAAGACATTTGTTGTTAGTAATTTTTAATACATTACTCGTTGTCATTACTGTAGCGCCGGCCAGAGTAATATGAAAACAGTCATTACCACAGTGTCCTAAATTTTCATGCAGAAAGCTGGAGTAACATGTTTATAACATATCATGTACAAGGAAATCTGAGTAGTAAGTTAATTTTGCCTTTCTCAATGATTGTACAGGATGTTCCCGAAACGTGATGTGACAAATATATTGCTGTTGTCTACGTTAATTGGAACTGGTCTGTATATATATGACAGGAAGCACATGAGAGCAGCACCGAAAATTCCAAAAGTTGGATACAGGTATGAAGAAGGATAAAGCACACTGTTCATTGAATACCGATTTTTGGTCTCAAAAGCATTTCTACTACCGAGGTTTCATAACGTAAGTGTAATTGTGTCTTTCTCGACCACCGAAAGAAAAATTATAATCTATTGAATCTACGTGTTCTGCGACAGACCTGAAGTGGAGAGTCTTATTTAGCTAACAAGTCAGCTGTCTCATCTTCATATGTACCTCTTTATTAGCCCTGTATAACATGGTGTAGTATCTACATAGTTTGCAGTTACGATATAGGACAAGTAGGATGTGAGGTAGTAAATATAATGTACGTATACtatgattttgaaataataaatcaatacatgttgcatagccggccagagtggacgagcggttctaggtgctacagtctggaaccgcgcaacctctacggtcgcaggttcgaatcctgcctctggcatggatgtgtgtgatgtccttaggttagttaggtttaagtagttctaagttctaggggactgttgacttcagaagttaagtcccatagtgctcagagccatttgaaccacgttgcaTATTAATTGCATAATtatggaaacagataaaatgattTAAAACAAGTATGGCTAAGAATATTGATCAGTTACACTATTTTTTATGCTGttcaaaaaacttgaaaatggaatagGAGTGCTTTTCAAGCAGTTACTCTTTCAGTTTCGctttaaatttatataaatttggtACATGTTTCATGCTGAATGGCATGTGGCTTTATATCACAATGCCAGTTT
This Schistocerca nitens isolate TAMUIC-IGC-003100 chromosome 1, iqSchNite1.1, whole genome shotgun sequence DNA region includes the following protein-coding sequences:
- the LOC126249732 gene encoding uncharacterized protein LOC126249732 translates to MDSAFKRDKDNKKTVVSKFELFKKPINTHNVLFYYVPFYGAASYSALSVNVLNPGLGVRMFPKRDVTNILLLSTLIGTGLYIYDRKHMRAAPKIPKVGYSVFGALMFSFGSVLMWAVMRSILPENSIIATTCGISSALGLVKAGTNYLEFVDSQVKN